The Litorilinea aerophila genome segment GGGTGTGGCTGGGGCTGGGCCTCTGGTTCTACCCGGCCTTCCAGCTCTTCGTGGCGGCCCTGGCTTTGCTGATCCTCCTCCTTTCCCTGACGGGTGAACCGGCCCGGGGTCGTCGCTGGCCCCGGTGGGTCAGCCAGTGGCTGCAGAGCTACTGGCGGGGGCTGTTGACCCTGGCCCTGGCCGCCCTGCTGGTGGTGGCCCCCCTGGCTCGCTTCGTCTACCAGGATCCCGACACCTACTTTCGCCGCGCCCGTACCACCGCACTCTTTGAGAATGTGGCGCCCGAAGCCCGCCTGCCCGCCCTCTGGAGCAACATGCGCAAGCATCTGCTCATGTTCCACTACCGGGGCGACCCCAATGGCCGCCACAACCTGCCCGGCGCGCCCATGCTGGACCCCTACAGCGCCGCGCTGATGCTTTTGGGGCTGGCCCTGGCCGTGGTGGGGTGCCGCCGGGGTGGGGTGGCGGGCGCCCTGGCCCTCTTCCTGCCCCTGTGGCTCCTCACCGGGCTGTTGGGCGGTATCCTCTCCCTGGACTTTGAAGCGCCCCAGTCCCTGCGCTCCATCGGCGCGTTGCCGCCGGCCTACATCCTGGCTGCCCTGCCCCTGGCCGCCCTGGCCCAGGAGTGGCGCCGGGTGGGCGAGCCCTACCTGCCCGGCGCCCTGAACTGGCCCCTGGGCCTGCTGCTGGCAGCCGTGGGCTTCAGCAACTTCCACACCTACTTCTTCCTGCAGGCCGGCAATTTTGCCAGCTGGAACGCCTATTCCACGCCCGAGACCATCGCGGCCCAGATCCTGAACCAGGCCACGCCGGGGACCGAGGCCTATGTCATCTCCCTGTTCCAGGGCCACCCGACCCTGCGCTTTTTGACTCGGCCCGAGGTGCAGGGCAGCCGCCTTGTCGCCTCCCTGGGGGAGGCGGTCGCCGTCCGCAAGCTGGAGACCAACGACCAGCTTCCCATCCAGACGCCTGCGGATCATCCGGTGCTCCTCATCCTGGACGCGGACCGCCAGGCCCTTTTCGACGAGGCCCGCCGCCTCTATCCCCAGGCCCAGTTTCGGGAGCACCGGCCGCCTTTTGGTGGCCCCACGGTGGTCTACGAGGTGCAGCTCACACCCCAGGACCTGGCCAGCATTCAGGGGCTGACGGGCCGCTATTACCGGGGCACCGACTGGCAGGGTGAGCCGGTGCTGGAGCGGCAGGACAGCCAGCTCCACTTCGACTGGCGCCCCGCGCCGCAGGGGAGCCCCCCCCTGGATGGTCCCTTCAGCGTGGAATGGGAGGGGGTGCTGCGGGTGGACACCTATGGCCCCCACCGCTTCTTCCTCCAGGCCCCGGGCCATGCCGAGCTCTACATCGGCGAAGCGCGGATCCTCGCCGGGGAGGGAAACCTGGCCGGCGGCGTGGTGCTGGCCCAGGGCAACCACGCCCTGCGGGTCCGGGCCGTGGGCGCGGCCGGGTCCTTCAGCCTCTCCTGGCAGACCCCCACCCGGGGCCCGGAGATCATCCCGCCCTGGTCCCTCTATGTGCCGCCGGTCACCAGCAACGGCCTGCTGGGGCGCTACTTCCCCAACGGCCAGTGGCAGCCGCCCGAAGCCCTGGCCCAGATCGACCCCAGACTCCAGCTCTATTTCCACAATCCGGTCCTGCCTCGACCCTACACCGTGGAGTGGACCGGCAAGATCGCCATTCCGGCATCGGGGCCCTACGTCTTCGGGCTGGAATCCATCGACGAGTCCGTCCTCTACATCGACGGCCAGGAGGTCACCAGCAGCCTGCGCCGCAACGAATATCAGGAGGGGCTCATCCAGCTGGAGGCCGGCCTGCACGATATCCGCATCCGCTATGCCGACCGGACCGACCACACCCACATCAACCTCTACTGGCAGCCGCCTACACCGACGGGTACGGATTCCACTGCGCAGGGGCCGTCCCGGCGGCGTCAGATTGTTCCCCCGGCGGTCCTCTTCCCGCCCCAGGCCAGCTACGACCGGGTGGAGCTCCCCGCGCTAAGCCAGTTCATCTTTGACCAGGGCGCGCCCGGCCTCCCGCAGTTGCCCAGCCTGGCCGTCCCCCGGCTCAGTGGCCAGCTGCGGGTGGTGGCTACAGGGCTGGCGGCGCCCCGGGGGATCGGGGTGGAGCCCCTCCCGGAGACAGAATCCCGCCAGGAACCGGCTGGCCCAGGCCGGATCTACGTGGCCGAAGGGGGCAGCCCGGGCCAGCCGCCAGCCCTGCGCATCCTCTCCCCCGATGGCGAGACCCTGGCCCTGGTTACCGAGGGCGCAGAGCCCCTGGTGGAGCCGGCGGACGTGGCCGTGGATGCCGCGGGCCAGGTCTACCTGCTGGATGCCGGCCGGGGGGCGCTGGACGTCTTCGGGCCGGACGGCACCTACCTGCGCACCCTGCCCGTGGAGGCCAGCCTGCTGAACCGCTCCCGCGGGCTGACCGTGGATGCCGCCGGCCGAATTTGGGTGGCCAACACGCCGGGAGCGCGTCTGGTGGTGCTGGACGACCAGGGCAACGTGCTGGCCCTGGTGCCGGTCTGGCCGGATCCGGCTGGCCCCGACGCCCAGCCGGTGGATGTGGCCGTGGGCAACCACCAGGATCTGCTGGTCACCGATGTGGGACTGCACAAGCTGATTCGCCTGGGTGCCGCCGTGGGTGAGGGGAGCGAGGGCCTGCCACCCCTGGGAGTGCGGCGGCTCATGGCCTGGGACCGGCCACCGGCCAACAGCCTGGATGGTCCCCACCTGGCGGCCACGTCCGAAGCTTTCTACCGGACCGACCCGGAGGGAGGACGGGTGGAGAAGCTGGGTCCAGACGGCGAGTTGGTGGGCGTCTGGCAGCTGGCAGAGCTGCCCGGTGCGGCCGACCTGACCGGAGGCCGGCCGGTCAAGCCGGTGGGCATCGCGGCGGACCCGTCCGGCCGCCTCTGGATCGCCGACAGCGAGGGTGGACATGTGTTGCTCCTGGCGCCGACGCCGTAATCGCCGGCGGTTCCGCCTCCGCCGCGCCTGGCTGCCGGCCATGGTGGCCGCGGCCCTCTGGGCCGGATGCTGGCTGCCCGGGTCCCGGGTGCTGGGCGCCCCGGGGGCCGCGCCTTTGCCCCAGGTCATCATCGTCTCGCCCGAGGACATCACCACCCCCACGCCCACGCCGCCCCCTGTGAGCGCCACCCCTGCCCCCACCAGCTCCCTGGTCGACGAGGGCCAGGCGGGTGTCTACGTGGTGCGGCCGGGCGACACTCTCTGGTCGGTGGCCCTGGAGATCGGCGTGGATTTGGCTGAGGTTCCCTGTGCAGTGGGCCCCCACTTTGACCCGGCCCAGCCCCTGGTCATCGGCGACATGTTGCATGTGCCGCCGCCGGGCTTCACCTGCCACACGGTGGAGCCCGGCGAAACCCTGGCGACGGTCGCGGCCCGCTACGCCCTCGACCCGGCCCAGATCTATGCCGTGGCCTGGAATGGCCTTCAAGGGCAGCCCCTGGAAGCGGTCACCCTCGTGCCGGGCCAACACCTGCGCATCCCGCCGCCCCGCTCGGCGGAAGGGGCAGCCGCGGGCTTCCTTCCCTGGATCCTCCAGCAGCCCATCAACACCTCGCCCTTTGGTGCCATCGCCATGCGTCCACCGACGAAACGGCTGATGGAGCGCCCCGCGGCTCCGATACCGGCGGACTGGCCCTACGGCAGCGGCTATTTCATCTGGCCGGTCTACGGCTGGCTCAGCCAGGGCTACCGCTATGACCACCGGGCGGTAGACATCGCCGCGCCGGCGGGGACGTTTGTCATGGCCGCGGACCGGGGCGTGGTGGTGCGGGCCGGCTGGAACGACCAGGGATACGGGCGCTTCGTGGTGATCGACCACAACATCGACTACGTGACCCTCTACGCCCATCTAACCGAGATCTTCGTGCAGGAGGGGGAGATCGTGGCCCAGGGGCAAGTGATCGGCAGCGTGGGCTCCACCGGCAACAGCACCGGCCCCCACCTCCACTTCGAAATCCGAGACTTCGGCCGCCGCATCAATCCGCTGGAGTTGTTGGTGCGCTGATGCCGGGGGGAGGGCAGCCGTTCACCGGCCGCGACTGTTGTGCCGATCACAGGCGGGCCGCTTTGGCTGTGGTACAATGGGGTCAGGTTATGTACACAGGCGCACTAGATCGAAGACCGGCCCATGGACGCAGGCCCGGGTCACGCCGCCGCCGGATACCTCCACGGCGCAGGCTAAGCATGCCCCCACACCACACACCAGGTCGGCCTCTACCCACACCTGGGCGTAGCCCGGCTCCAGCCGGAAGCGGTGGCGCCGGATGGCCTCGGCCAGGGTCTGGCGGTGTGGGGCGGGGATAATGCCGCAGAGGGCGTCGGCCCAGGGCAGGAGCTCCGAGAGTTGTGTTTCCCAGCCTGCCCCGGGGAGGGCGGCCCACGGTTCTCCGGTACGCACTTCCACGGCCAGGGGAAGCTGGGCCGCCAGGGCGCTCTCCATGGCGGCCTCGCCGGGCAGCAGCAGGGTGACCCGTCCGCCCCGGTCCAACATGGCGTCCATCAGGGGCAGCAGGAGGGGAACGAAGGGGGCCTCCGCTAGAAGCAGGAGGTTCCGCCGTTGGGGCGGCAGGGTGAAGCCCTGGCCGAAGGGCCCCAGCAGATTGACCGGCGCGCCGGGCGGGAGGCCGGCCAGCCAGCGGGCGCCGGGGTCGTCCAGGGGTGGCAGCAGCAGGCGCCACTCGGTGGGCTGGTCTTCTCCCCGGGCCGGTGCCAGCTCCTGGGGGGCGGGTCGGTGACCTGCCACGGTCAGGGGGCGGCGCAGGTAGAAATGCCAGTTTTCCTGCCGTTCCTGGGGGCTTTGGGCACCGCAACGGGCCAGGAAGAAGCGCCCGGCCTCTTCGGCCGGGTGACCCTGGGCCACGTCGGCCGGCAATAGCAAGGAAATCCAGTGGGCCGGGCCGCCTCCATGGGCGGGGCGGACCACCACAGCAGTGAGGGTACCGTCGGTGTTGTGGCTGGGTTGTATCATAGCCTCGTAGTTTGACATGGGAGAACCCGCGGAGCAAATTGTGACCGGGCAAAAAATGGGCCAATGGGCCGCCAGCACCATGACCAGGACAACGACGCCGCCCTGGAGGCGATGGCTGGCGCGCCTGCCTTCGGTGACGGCGTTCTTGAACCGGGACCTTCCGCCCCATCGCCGCATCGAGCTTCGGGTCGTCTGGGCGTTGTGGCTGCTGCCCATCGCCCTGGTCAACCAGATCTTCGCGCCCCATCCGGTCTGGATGGTGCTCCTGATTGCGGTGGCCGGTTTTTACGGCCTGGGCTATTTCTGGGTGCGCAACCAGGCCCCGGCGGTGACGGTTTCCCGGGAGCGCCTGGGGAGCATCCTGGTGGCCGGCGACCAGCTCCAGGAGGAGTTCACCCTGCACAACGAGAGCCGGCTGCCCATCCTCTGGGCCGAGTTCGTGGACGAGTCCACCCTGCCCGGCTACCAGCCGGGACGGGTGGTGGGATGCCCCGCGGCCAGCTTCTACCGCTGGCGCGCCCAGGTGACCTGTCGTCAGCGGGGTGTCTTTCGCCTGGGGCCCCATCGGCTTCACCTGGGCGATCCCCTGGGGCTCTTTTCCCTGCGCGTGGACTTTGACTACACGGATGTGGTGGTGATCTACCCCCGGGTGGTGCGCCTGCCCCAGATCCAGCTACCCAAGGGCAACACCAACGGCGTGGAGCGCCGCCGCTGGTCCCTGCGGGGGCCATTGCCTGCGGCCAGTGTCACCGAGTACCGGCCTGGGGACAGCCTGCGCCACATCCACTGGCGGACCACCGCCCACCAGGGGCGCCTCATGGTCAAAGAGCT includes the following:
- a CDS encoding PA14 domain-containing protein, encoding MALLTDAAVAGQGVPRIRRLLLGLAAVGLALWAQQRLTAGNLVDAGVLYAAAGFLFVTAIPLPRWPAGLPLTAASTPMAFSFRQWAVLALAVLMSLLSLATLDFYRPAPVAWLLHGASIGLCLAPFLDWRRLHPRRWPWHELLSPHGALLLAVLGVALFMRLYRFQNWPFGTWFDEAEAGLQALRILEDPNYRPLFVDSINVTSHYLHLVALSFQLFGVSTQSIRLVSVAMGLGTVVAGYLVGRELFGRSMGLVLAFLLAVSRWDVTFSRIGMYNASTPLFSLLTFAFFLRGLRRRSLWDFALAGVWLGLGLWFYPAFQLFVAALALLILLLSLTGEPARGRRWPRWVSQWLQSYWRGLLTLALAALLVVAPLARFVYQDPDTYFRRARTTALFENVAPEARLPALWSNMRKHLLMFHYRGDPNGRHNLPGAPMLDPYSAALMLLGLALAVVGCRRGGVAGALALFLPLWLLTGLLGGILSLDFEAPQSLRSIGALPPAYILAALPLAALAQEWRRVGEPYLPGALNWPLGLLLAAVGFSNFHTYFFLQAGNFASWNAYSTPETIAAQILNQATPGTEAYVISLFQGHPTLRFLTRPEVQGSRLVASLGEAVAVRKLETNDQLPIQTPADHPVLLILDADRQALFDEARRLYPQAQFREHRPPFGGPTVVYEVQLTPQDLASIQGLTGRYYRGTDWQGEPVLERQDSQLHFDWRPAPQGSPPLDGPFSVEWEGVLRVDTYGPHRFFLQAPGHAELYIGEARILAGEGNLAGGVVLAQGNHALRVRAVGAAGSFSLSWQTPTRGPEIIPPWSLYVPPVTSNGLLGRYFPNGQWQPPEALAQIDPRLQLYFHNPVLPRPYTVEWTGKIAIPASGPYVFGLESIDESVLYIDGQEVTSSLRRNEYQEGLIQLEAGLHDIRIRYADRTDHTHINLYWQPPTPTGTDSTAQGPSRRRQIVPPAVLFPPQASYDRVELPALSQFIFDQGAPGLPQLPSLAVPRLSGQLRVVATGLAAPRGIGVEPLPETESRQEPAGPGRIYVAEGGSPGQPPALRILSPDGETLALVTEGAEPLVEPADVAVDAAGQVYLLDAGRGALDVFGPDGTYLRTLPVEASLLNRSRGLTVDAAGRIWVANTPGARLVVLDDQGNVLALVPVWPDPAGPDAQPVDVAVGNHQDLLVTDVGLHKLIRLGAAVGEGSEGLPPLGVRRLMAWDRPPANSLDGPHLAATSEAFYRTDPEGGRVEKLGPDGELVGVWQLAELPGAADLTGGRPVKPVGIAADPSGRLWIADSEGGHVLLLAPTP
- a CDS encoding peptidoglycan DD-metalloendopeptidase family protein; this translates as MCCSWRRRRNRRRFRLRRAWLPAMVAAALWAGCWLPGSRVLGAPGAAPLPQVIIVSPEDITTPTPTPPPVSATPAPTSSLVDEGQAGVYVVRPGDTLWSVALEIGVDLAEVPCAVGPHFDPAQPLVIGDMLHVPPPGFTCHTVEPGETLATVAARYALDPAQIYAVAWNGLQGQPLEAVTLVPGQHLRIPPPRSAEGAAAGFLPWILQQPINTSPFGAIAMRPPTKRLMERPAAPIPADWPYGSGYFIWPVYGWLSQGYRYDHRAVDIAAPAGTFVMAADRGVVVRAGWNDQGYGRFVVIDHNIDYVTLYAHLTEIFVQEGEIVAQGQVIGSVGSTGNSTGPHLHFEIRDFGRRINPLELLVR
- a CDS encoding iron-sulfur cluster-binding protein; this encodes MIQPSHNTDGTLTAVVVRPAHGGGPAHWISLLLPADVAQGHPAEEAGRFFLARCGAQSPQERQENWHFYLRRPLTVAGHRPAPQELAPARGEDQPTEWRLLLPPLDDPGARWLAGLPPGAPVNLLGPFGQGFTLPPQRRNLLLLAEAPFVPLLLPLMDAMLDRGGRVTLLLPGEAAMESALAAQLPLAVEVRTGEPWAALPGAGWETQLSELLPWADALCGIIPAPHRQTLAEAIRRHRFRLEPGYAQVWVEADLVCGVGACLACAVEVSGGGVTRACVHGPVFDLVRLCT